Proteins encoded together in one Lutra lutra chromosome 4, mLutLut1.2, whole genome shotgun sequence window:
- the AADACL3 gene encoding arylacetamide deacetylase-like 3 isoform X1, translating to MAVPVLLLLQVACVFSMGVGLWVVCNHFLTAEIPAAIGHPMKLRVLHCIFELLVTWGMIFERLRICSMPQFVRFMHDLVPLKEDPDVVVTDLYYGTIPVKLYQPKVSSRTLRPGIVFYHGGGIVMGSLRTHYAICCRLSKESDSVVLAVGYRKLPHHKFPVALRDCIAATTHFLKSLNTYGVDPDRVVLCGDSVGGGMATAICQRFLGCPDLPKIRAQILIYASLQAVHFQFPSYQQNKNVPMASQDFAFYCWSAFLDISPSWKSTILKGAHLPAEFWEKYRKWLGAENIPERFKKGTYQLTSVPLNEAAYLETRLVLDFMNSPLIAEDEVVSQLPETFIVSCEFDVLRDDSLLYKKRLEDLGVPVTWHHMEDGFHGVLSTLDMGCLHFPCSTRILDTMVHFLKGL from the exons ATGGCAGTCCCGGTCCTGCTTCTTCTCCAGGTGGCCTGCGTGTTCTCCATGGGGGTTGGGCTGTGGGTTGTCTGCAACCATTTCCTCACTGCGGAAATCCCTGCCGCTATCGGCCACCCCATGAAACTGCGGGTCCTGCACTGTATTTTCGAGCTGTTGGTGACATGG GGGATGATTTTTGAGAGACTGAGAATCTGCTCTATGCCTCAGTTTGTCCGTTTCATGCACGATCTAGTACCACTCAAGGAGGATCCGGATGTCGTGGTCACAGATCTCTACTATGGGACGATCCCTGTGAAGCTGTACCAGCCCAAGGTGTCCTCCCGCACCCTCAGGCCTGGCATCGTGTTCTACCACGGCGGCGGGATAGTCATGGGGAGCCTGA GAACCCACTATGCCATATGCTGTCGTTTGTCCAAGGAAAGTGACTCAGTGGTTCTAGCAGTTGG ATACCGCAAGTTGCCTCACCATAAGTTCCCTGTGGCGCTAAGAGACTGCATTGCAGCTACGACCCACTTCCTAAAGTCCCTGAACACGTACGGGGTGGACCCAGATCGGGTCGTGCtctgtggggacagtgtgggagGGGGGATGGCAACGGCAATCTGTCAAAGATTTTTGGGCTGTCCAGATCTCCCCAAGATCCGTGCTCAGATCCTGATCTACGCCAGTCTCCAGGCTGTGCATTTCCAGTTCCCCTCCTATCAGCAGAACAAGAATGTCCCCATGGCCAGCCAAGACTTTGCCTTCTACTGTTGGAGTGCTTTCCTGGACATCAGCCCCTCCTGGAAAAGCACTATCCTGAAAGGCGCCCATTTGCCTGCTGAATTCTGGGAAAAATATAGAAAGTGGTTGGGTGCAGAAAACATCCCAGAGAGGTTTAAGAAGGGAACCTACCAACTGACCTCTGTGCCCTTGAATGAGGCTGCCTATCTGGAGACAAGACTTGTGCTGGATTTCATGAACTCACCCTTGATTGCAGAAGATGAAGTCGTGTCCCAGCTCCCCGAAACATTCATTGTGAGCTGTGAGTTTGACGTTCTCCGGGATGACTCGCTGTTGTACAAGAAGCGGCTGGAGGACCTGGGAGTCCCAGTGACTTGGCACCACATGGAGGATGGTTTCCATGGAGTGCTTAGTACCTTAGATATGGGCTGTTTGCACTTTCCCTGCTCCACAAGGATTCTGGACACCATGGTTCATTTTCTAAAGGGGTTGTGA
- the AADACL3 gene encoding arylacetamide deacetylase-like 3 isoform X2, whose amino-acid sequence MVPLKEDPDVVVTDLYYGTIPVKLYQPKVSSRTLRPGIVFYHGGGIVMGSLRTHYAICCRLSKESDSVVLAVGYRKLPHHKFPVALRDCIAATTHFLKSLNTYGVDPDRVVLCGDSVGGGMATAICQRFLGCPDLPKIRAQILIYASLQAVHFQFPSYQQNKNVPMASQDFAFYCWSAFLDISPSWKSTILKGAHLPAEFWEKYRKWLGAENIPERFKKGTYQLTSVPLNEAAYLETRLVLDFMNSPLIAEDEVVSQLPETFIVSCEFDVLRDDSLLYKKRLEDLGVPVTWHHMEDGFHGVLSTLDMGCLHFPCSTRILDTMVHFLKGL is encoded by the exons ATGG TACCACTCAAGGAGGATCCGGATGTCGTGGTCACAGATCTCTACTATGGGACGATCCCTGTGAAGCTGTACCAGCCCAAGGTGTCCTCCCGCACCCTCAGGCCTGGCATCGTGTTCTACCACGGCGGCGGGATAGTCATGGGGAGCCTGA GAACCCACTATGCCATATGCTGTCGTTTGTCCAAGGAAAGTGACTCAGTGGTTCTAGCAGTTGG ATACCGCAAGTTGCCTCACCATAAGTTCCCTGTGGCGCTAAGAGACTGCATTGCAGCTACGACCCACTTCCTAAAGTCCCTGAACACGTACGGGGTGGACCCAGATCGGGTCGTGCtctgtggggacagtgtgggagGGGGGATGGCAACGGCAATCTGTCAAAGATTTTTGGGCTGTCCAGATCTCCCCAAGATCCGTGCTCAGATCCTGATCTACGCCAGTCTCCAGGCTGTGCATTTCCAGTTCCCCTCCTATCAGCAGAACAAGAATGTCCCCATGGCCAGCCAAGACTTTGCCTTCTACTGTTGGAGTGCTTTCCTGGACATCAGCCCCTCCTGGAAAAGCACTATCCTGAAAGGCGCCCATTTGCCTGCTGAATTCTGGGAAAAATATAGAAAGTGGTTGGGTGCAGAAAACATCCCAGAGAGGTTTAAGAAGGGAACCTACCAACTGACCTCTGTGCCCTTGAATGAGGCTGCCTATCTGGAGACAAGACTTGTGCTGGATTTCATGAACTCACCCTTGATTGCAGAAGATGAAGTCGTGTCCCAGCTCCCCGAAACATTCATTGTGAGCTGTGAGTTTGACGTTCTCCGGGATGACTCGCTGTTGTACAAGAAGCGGCTGGAGGACCTGGGAGTCCCAGTGACTTGGCACCACATGGAGGATGGTTTCCATGGAGTGCTTAGTACCTTAGATATGGGCTGTTTGCACTTTCCCTGCTCCACAAGGATTCTGGACACCATGGTTCATTTTCTAAAGGGGTTGTGA